The segment GGCCCGGCAGCCGCAACGAGGAGAAGGCCCGCAAGGCGGGGCTCGAGGTACTGCCGGTAGCCGAGGCTGTCCACAAGGCCGATGTGGTGATGATTCTGCTCCCCGACGAGACCCAGGGGGCGGTATACAAAGCCGAGGTGGAGCCCAACCTGAAGGAAGGGGCCGCCATTGCCTTTGCCCACGGCTTCAACATTCATTTCGGCCAGATCAAACCGCGCCGCGACCTGGATGTCTGGATGGTTGCCCCCAAGGGCCCCGGTCACCTGGTGCGCTCGGAGTACGAGAAAGGCTCGGGGGTGCCTTCGCTGGTAGCGGTCTATCAGGATGCCTCGGGCTCCGCCTTCCCCACCGCGCTGGCCTACGCCAAGGCCAACGGGGGCACGCGGGCCGGCACCATCGCCACCACCTTCAAGGACGAGACCGAGACCGACCTGTTTGGCGAACAGACCGTGCTCTGCGGCGGCCTGACCCAACTCATCGCCGCCGGTTTCGAGACCCTGGTCGAGGCTGGTTACCCCCCCGAGATGGCCTACTTCGAGTGCCTGCACGAGGTGAAGCTGATTGTGGATCTGATCTACGAGTCGGGCTTTGCGGGGATGCGCTACAGCATCTCCAATACCGCCGAGTACGGCGACTATACCCGGGGCCCCATGGTCATCAACCGCGAGGAGACCAAGGCCCGGATGCGCGAGGTGCTACGCCAGATTCAGCAGGGCGAGTTTGCGCGGGAGTGGATGCTCGAGAACGTGGTCGGCCAGCCCACCCTGAACGCCAACCGCAACTACTGGAAAGACCACCCCATCGAGCAGGTCGGCCCCAAGCTGCGGGCCATGATGCCATTCCTCAAATCTCGCTTTAGCAAGGAAGAGGTTCCACAAGGCTAATAGCTCCTAGCCGATAGCTTAGAACCCCTTGCTAAGCTATCGGCTATCAGCAAAACCGGAGGTTTCTATGCGGCATATCCGAATCTTTGACACCACCCTGCGGGACGGCGAGCAGAGCCCTGGGGTGGCCCTTTCGCTCCAACAGAAGCTGGAGATTGCCCACGGCCTGGCCCGGCTCAACGTTGATATCATCGAGGCGGGCTTTCCGGTCAATGGGGCCAGCGAGTTCGAGTGCGTATCGCGCATTGCCGCCGAGGTGAAGGGGCCGGTCATCTGCGGGCTGGCCCGTACCCACAAGCTCGACATTGAGCGGGCTGCGGCGGCACTGGAAAAGGCCGAGAAAAAGCGGATTCATGTGTTTACCAGTGCCTCCAGGGTGCACCTCGAGTACATGCTCAGAAAAACCCCCGAGGAGATTCTGGAAATCTCCGACCAGATGGTGCGCTACGCCCGGCAGTTTACCGACGATGTGGAGTTCAGCGCCCAGGACGTAATGCGGGCCGACTTCGACTTCGTCATGAAGCTTTACGAGACCGCCATCAACGCCGGGGCCACCACCATCAACATCCCCGACACCACCGGCTACGGCACTCCGCAGGAGTACGGCAACCTGATCGGGCGCATCTACAAGGAGGTGGTGCGGGGCCGGGATGTGCATATTTCGGCCCACTGCCACGACGACCTGGGCATGGCCACGGCCAATAGCCTGGCGGCGGTGGAGAATGGCGCCACCCAGATCGAGTGCACCATCAACGGCATCGGCGAGCGGGCGGGCAACACGGCCCTCGAGGAGGTCGTGATGGCCCTTTACACCCGCCGTGACCACTACAAGGCCCACACCCGCATCAACACCCGCGAGCTCTACCGCATGAGCCGGATGGTGGAGCGCTACACCGGCATGGTGGTGCAGCCCAACAAGGCCATTGTGGGGGATAATGCCTTTGCCCACGAATCGGGCATCCACCAGGACGGCGTAATCAAGAACAAAGAAACCTACGAGATCATGAATGCCGAGCTGGTAGGCCGCCAGGCGGCGGTGCTGGTGCTGGGCAAGCACTCCGGGCGGGCTGCGGTGAAGAAAGCCCTGGCCGACCTGGGCTATAAGCTGGACGACGCCCAGATCGGCACCGTCTTTGCCCGTTTTCGCGAGATTGTGGAGCGCAAGGGCCCCATCGAGACCGAGGAGCTGCGGGCGCTCGTGGAGAGCGAGGCGGTCTCGACCCCGCACCTGTTCACCCTCGAGAAGCTCCAGTTCTTCTCTGGCTACGGGATGCTCCCCACCGCTACGGTGAGCCTCGAGACCCCCAAGGGCATTGTGACCACCACCGCCATTGGCGATGGGCCGGTGGATGCAGTGTACAAGGCGCTATCCGAGGCGATTGGTTTCAAGCCTGAGCTGGAGCTGTACCGCGTGGAGTCGGTCACGGGCAGCACCGAGGCCCTGGGCGAGGTGACGGTCAAGCTCAAGCTGGGCGAGGTGATGGCTACTGGACACGGTATCTCACCCGACATCATCGAAGCCTCGGCGCGGGCCTACCTCGATGCGGCCAACAAGCTGGCAGCGGGGCAGTCGGCGCGGCATCCCCGCTCGCTGGAAGAGGTGCAGCGTTCGGGGTTAGGGAAATAGGAGCAACCGGCCTTCTGTACAGACGCTTGGCGTATGATCACCCTGGACGAACTTTGCACGACTGTTTTTCGTATAGGGCAGCCACTGGGGGAGCTCGAGTCTCCCAGAATCCACGCCCTCATGCGTCACTATGCCGAGTTGTTGCCCCGCTTTCAGCAAGACTAGGTGTATGAGCGTGATTCAGTTATTGTCTCGAGGTGGGACAGCAGGTATGGAAGGAAGGCCGGTGAAGATCAGGATTGAGCATGTATTTATGGGCAAACGGAGCTTTGGCCTGTATGTCTCGGATTGAGCTTGAATATGCTAAAATTGCCCTATGGCACGGAAAATTGCCGCTGTGGTGTTCAAGGGGAAAATGGGCGAAGAGCCCCCGGATGCCGCTTACTGGAGGACCTGCTCGATAGGAGAACGCCTCGAGGCCATTGAAAGTATCCGCGCCGAGTATAACGAGTGGAAATATGGCACTGCTAAGCCGAGACTTCAGCGAGTTCTTAGGGTTCTTAAATCAGAACCGGGTTAGGTATTTGCTGATCGGCGGCTATGCTGTGGGATTGCACGGCCATCCCCGCTACACTAAAGACCTGGACATCTGGGTTGAGCCCACACAAGAGAATGCCAAAAATCTGATCAAGGCCATTGAGGACTTCGGCTTGTCGTCGCTTGAGCTAAAGCCCGAGGACTTTCTCGAGCCAGGGGTTATCGTACAGATAGGTTATCCTCCTGTTCGCATAGATTTGCTCACCAAAGCATCAGGTGTTGAGTTTGCAGAGTGCTACCAAAACCGCCAAGAGGTGGAGATAGACGGCTTAAAGGTCTCGCTCATCAGCCTAAAGGACTTGCGAAAAAACAAGCAGGCCACGGGCCGACACCAAGACCTGGCTGATTTGGAGAATCTGGAGTAAACATGAGTATCGAAATCCTCGACACCACCCTCCGCGACGGTACCCAGGGTGAGGCGGTAAGCCTTTCCTCGGACGACAAAATTGCCATTGCCAGGCGCCTGGCGGCCTTTGGTATTCCCCTCATCGAGGGCGGCTGGCCGGGCAGCAACCCCAAGGATGCGGAGTTTTTTGCCCGCATGAAGGGGGTGGACCTGGGGAACACGCAGCTCTGTGCCTTTGGCTCTACCCGTCGAAAAGGGGTGCGGCCCGAGGACGACCCATCGGTACAGGCCATGGTGGCGGCGGGTACGCCGGTCGTGACGGTGGTGGCCAAGACCTGGGACTTCCACGTGACCCACGCCCTCGAGGTCTCGCTGGAAGAAAACCTCCGTATGATCGAGGAAACCTACCTTTATCTGGTGGGGGAGGGTAAGCGGGTTATCCACGATGCAGAGCACTTTTTTGATGGCTACAAGGCCAACCGGGGGTATGCCCTAAAGACCCTCGAGGCCGCCGTGCGGGGCGGGGCCGATACCCTGTGTTTGTGCGATACCAATGGGGGCAGCCTGCCGGAGGAGATTTTCGAGATAACCAAGGCCGTGCGAGAGGCTTTCCCGGGCCTGATCATCGGCATTCACCCTCACAACGATAGCGAACTGGCAGTAGCCAACGCTCTGGCGGCGGTGCGAGCCGGAGCCACCCACGTGCAGGGAACCATCAACGGCTATGGGGAGCGTTGCGGCAACCTGAACCTGACCAGCGCCATTCCCAACCTGATGCTGAAGTATGGCCTCGAGCTCAAGGGGCTCACCCCTGCCAAGCTCACCGAGCTGCGCGAGGTTTCGCACTATGTAGACGAACGGGCCAACCTGGCGCCCAACCTGCGAGCGCCTTACGTGGGCGACGCAGCCTTCGCCCATAAGGGCGGAATTCACGTCTCGGCGGTGCTCAAAGACCCCCGCACCTACGAGCACGTACCGCCCGAGGCGGTAGGGAATAGCCGCCGGGTGCTGGTTTCGGATTTGTCGGGCCGCTCCAACCTGCTGGCCAAGCTGGCCGAGTCGGGGGTAGAGGTGCCCAAGGAGACCGCCGGGGCTCTGCTGGAGGAAGTCAAGCAGCTCGAGCACGCCGGCTATTCCTTCGAGGGGGCCGAGGCCAGCTTTTTCCTGCTGGCCCACCGGCTGCGGGGGGGTAGGCTGCCTTTCAGCGTGGAGGGCTTTACGGTTTTTGTGCACGTCAACGATGCCAACCCCGAAACCCCCACCTGGGCCGAGGCCACCGTGCGGGTGCGGGTGGGCGATACCCTCCAGCACACCGCCGCCGAAAGCCAGCACGGGCCGGTCTCGGCGCTGGATAAGGCCTTCCGCAAGGCCATTGAGCCTTTCTACCCTGAGATTGCCGAGATAGAGCTGTGCGACTACAAGGTACGCATCCTCTCGGGCCAGGAGGCCGGTACCGCCTCGGGGGTGCGGGTGATGATAGAGATGCACCGGGCCGGCGAACGCTGGAGCACGGTCGGGGCCAGCAAAAACAACCTCGAGGCCAGCCTCAAAGCCCTCACCGATGGCTACGCCTACGTCCTGGTCAAAAGCCAGCCGGTTCCGCAGGATTAGCCCTGGGTCAGGTGTTGGGCTCAGAACTTGCGACCATCTTGGCGAGGGCTTTCTCCTCGGCGGGAATTCGGATAAAGAGCAGCAATAGCGCGTTCAGAAGGGACGCTACCAGGGCTGTAATCCAGGCGTTGAAAACCAGCGGCAGCGAGAGCAGTTCCAGTGCTACGGCCAGGTAGTTGGGGTGGGGAAAGTAGCGGTAGGGCCCGGTGCGAATCCTGGGTGCGCCGGGAACAACAATAATGCGGGTATTCCAGTACCTTCCCAGGCTGCGGATGGCCCAGTAGCGCAGCCCCTGGGCCAGCAGGAACACTGCCAGCCAGAGTCCCCAGATGGGGGAAAGCTGGTTTCGTGCGAGGCCCTCGAGCAGCCACCCCAGCATCCAGCCGATGTGCAGGACAAAAAAGAGCGGGTAGTGTTCCCGGCCATACTCTTTGCCGCCTTGCGAAAGCGCCCAGCGAAGGTTGGCCTGGGCCAGGCGCAGCTCCAATAAGCGCTGTAGAACCACCACTGCGAGTACGACCCAGACCGCTACCACTCCAAAACCACCCCTTCGGCAGCAAAGCCGGGCCCCAGGGCGAGCAGCACCCCTTTGCTGCCGGGCAATGGCCGCTCGAGCTGATACATCTGGCGGGCCAGCACAAAAAGCACGGTGGGGCTCGACATATTGCCAAACTTTTTGAGTACACAATGGGAGGCCTCGAGGCTCTTCTGATCCACCCCCATCCCGCTTTTGTAGGCTGCGAGCACCCTGGCCCCGCCGGGGTGGAGGGTCCAGGTGTCCACGTCTTTGGCAGCTAGTCCGTAGCTGGCCAGCCCATCGCGGATCAGGTTCCCCAGTTCACCCTCGACCAGGGCCGGGATGCTCTGGGCAAAGCGCACTTGCAGCCCCTCGGGGATCACATCCCAGCCCATCACCTCGTAGCTCTCTGGCAGCAAGCGGCTGAACCCACCCAGCACGCGGGGGCCCGCCGAATCCTGAGCGAGGGCGTCCATGCCCAGCACTACGGCGGCGGCCCCATCGGCAAACAGGCTGGTGGCGACCAGGTTGCTTTTGCTCAGGTCGCCCCATACAAAGGTCAGGCTGCACAGTTCGACGGCGACCATCAATACATACTGGCCGGGACGGCTTAGCGCCAGCTCGGCGGCCCGGGCCAGCCCCGCCGCGCCCCCCGCGCAGCCCAGGCCCCAGATGGGCAGGCGAACTGCCGAGAGGGGGAGGCCCAGGCGCTGTATTAGGTGGGCCTCCAGGCTGGGGGTTGCAATGCCGGTGGTGGTCACGAGCACCACCGCCCCGACCTGATGGGGGGCAACATTGGCTTGCTCGAGGGCCTCGAGGGAGGCTTTTTCACAAAGCTCTAGCGCAACCTCGAACCACAGTTGGTTTTTCTCGGCAAAGCTACGGGGTTCGGCGAACCATTCCAGTGGAGCGGAAATGTAGCGTGACTCGATGCCGGCGTTTTCAAAAACTGCAATCAGCCGTTCCAGCCCTGGTAGACCCTCAAACAAGGTTTGAACCAGTTCCCGCACCTCAGGCTGCCCAACCCTGTGGGATGGGGTGGCCATGGCGACGCTGAGAATACGGGGATGCATTGCAAAACCTCAGACTTCGCTTTCTGGGGTCGCGCAAGAATTGCGGAAAACATACTGTGAAATCCGTTTGCGGTGGTCGGACTTCCAATCAATCCGGGGGCGGGGCTTTTCGGGTGGCACATAGCCTAGCCGATAGACTGCCATAAGCTCGAGGTGCTCGGGCACTTCCAGCAGCTTTTTGAGCTCCTCCCAGGCTTCCGGGATTTCCATGGGCGTGGAGACAAACTGGATGCCCATCCCAAGCTCTACTGTGGTCAGCCAGATGTTCTCGATGGCCATACCCAACCCCAGCACGCTATAAAAGCCCGAGAGCTGTCCAGGGCGATACTCTTCTTTGTCCAGTAGTGCCGCCAGCAAAAGAGGTGAACCGGCGATCAGTTTTCGGTTATCCTCACCCAGCATTTGTGGAACCCGCAGCGTCCGCAGCAAGCTCAGGGCGGAAGGGCTCATGATGTGCCTGGTAAAAGGGCGCAGGGGGCCGGGTAACTGGTCTATTAGAATGCCGTCCCGCCGCTCGTCCAATTCCTGTTCGCTAAAGCGAAAGTAGGGACGGTAGCGTTCAAAAAACTGACCGTCGGCAATCAGTTGCTGCATGGTGCGCCCGCCGATCTCGGCAATTTTCTCCCGTATGGCCGGGTCGTCAATCAGGATGAAGCGCCAGGGCTGCGAGTTGAAATGACTGGGCGCCCGGCTCGCGGCTTCCATCAGCAGGTGCTGGTGTTCCCGGGCGACAGGCTTATCCAGAAAGGGACCGTTGGTGGTTCTGCGTTTTCGGATAACCTCCAGGAACTCCATATTAGCCTCCGATCGCCAACAAGTATCCCACCAATCCCATCCCTCCCAGTGTGGGGTGGAGCCAGGTACGGGGCTTGGCTTTGGGAAACCAGGTCAGGCAAGCCACAGTGAGGAGTAGCCACCACTCATGGGTCAAAACCATTGCCAGAATAGCGCTGACAAAAACCACCAGGTATAGCCCGTGGTGCCAGATGCCGAAATGCGCCAGCCGAAACTGCGCGGCCAGCCCCACCAGCAGGTTGAGTACGTATAAGCCGAGTCCCACGGCCACAAAAGGCGACACTGGCCCTAGCATAGCGCCAAGTCCACCAAAAAGTGCAAGGTCGAACCCCACCGTTCAGGGCCTAAACTCAGCGTAAGGCGGCTTGCAGCACCACCCCCAAGACCGTGCCCAGCAAGGTGAAAAGCAACGGGGTTAGCCAGCGCCGCTCTCCCTCATGAGCGATGGCGCGGGCGTGAAGGCTGATGGCAATCTGGGTGAGCGACTCGATCTCTTCAGGAGTCAGGGGACGGCGGGTGAGGTCTTTATAGGCTTCACTCTCGGGGTCAACCTGGCTGAGTTCCTCGAAAGAAAGCTCCCGCTGGCGTTGTACGCTGTAGGTTCGATCAAAACCGTGCCGCAGCCGCAGTGAAGCCCAGCCCTTCTGCTCGTTGCTCACGCGGAAGAGCTCCGGGTGTTCATCGAAAACCTCCCGCCAGGAGGATGCACTGCGAGGGGCATCCAGACGATCCTTCCAGTCATCGGCGGGGCGGCTGGAATAGGGGTAGCGACCCATCACGGTAATTGCCCCAATCACATCAACTAGACGCCAGTCCTTCAGATACGGGGAGCGACGGGCCATGTCTACCTTTGTTCGCAGCTCGAGCCGGTCCAGCGGCCCCCGCGGGTCTGGCACTCCCGCCGTAGGTTTTCCTCCGGGGCCCGCAACACTGCCAGCACCAGTCCAGCGGGGTAGCCACCCGAGCCCGCATTCAGGCCAAGCGCAAGCCGACTCAGGGTAACGGTTTCGCGACTGCTGGGCACCTGTGTACTGACGTAGCCTTCCCCGTCCCACAGGTAGATAACACTACGAAAAATTCGGTTGCTGGGACGGTAAGGGGGGTTGACCCTCAATTCGATCTCCAGGGGCTTGAGGAAGTTGGTTGCACTCGAGGAAAGCCGGTAAATCCCCACCACTTCACGCTCTGGCAGGGTCTGGATAAAAAACACCTCATTCTGGGGTGGGGAAGTGGGTACTGCCTGGAGGCGCTCGAGGCGAAAGCGCACCGAGGAAACCAGCGCACCTGGGGGAACCACCACCTGAATGCCGGGGAGTTGCAGTGCTCCACCCTGTGCGCCAATGCGCTGCTCCACTACACGCACATTCTGACCAACCCCCCAGGAAGCCAACAGACTAAGCAGTAGCAGCAGCCGAATCATAGCTTCATCCTTTGCCAGGTTTCAGATTAACGCACAACCATCTGAGAAAATCCAGGTCGAACACGGGTAATCGAGTG is part of the Meiothermus sp. CFH 77666 genome and harbors:
- the ilvC gene encoding ketol-acid reductoisomerase, producing the protein MKIYYDQDADIGFIKDKTVAILGFGSQGHAHALNLRDSGIKVVVGLRPGSRNEEKARKAGLEVLPVAEAVHKADVVMILLPDETQGAVYKAEVEPNLKEGAAIAFAHGFNIHFGQIKPRRDLDVWMVAPKGPGHLVRSEYEKGSGVPSLVAVYQDASGSAFPTALAYAKANGGTRAGTIATTFKDETETDLFGEQTVLCGGLTQLIAAGFETLVEAGYPPEMAYFECLHEVKLIVDLIYESGFAGMRYSISNTAEYGDYTRGPMVINREETKARMREVLRQIQQGEFAREWMLENVVGQPTLNANRNYWKDHPIEQVGPKLRAMMPFLKSRFSKEEVPQG
- a CDS encoding 2-isopropylmalate synthase produces the protein MRHIRIFDTTLRDGEQSPGVALSLQQKLEIAHGLARLNVDIIEAGFPVNGASEFECVSRIAAEVKGPVICGLARTHKLDIERAAAALEKAEKKRIHVFTSASRVHLEYMLRKTPEEILEISDQMVRYARQFTDDVEFSAQDVMRADFDFVMKLYETAINAGATTINIPDTTGYGTPQEYGNLIGRIYKEVVRGRDVHISAHCHDDLGMATANSLAAVENGATQIECTINGIGERAGNTALEEVVMALYTRRDHYKAHTRINTRELYRMSRMVERYTGMVVQPNKAIVGDNAFAHESGIHQDGVIKNKETYEIMNAELVGRQAAVLVLGKHSGRAAVKKALADLGYKLDDAQIGTVFARFREIVERKGPIETEELRALVESEAVSTPHLFTLEKLQFFSGYGMLPTATVSLETPKGIVTTTAIGDGPVDAVYKALSEAIGFKPELELYRVESVTGSTEALGEVTVKLKLGEVMATGHGISPDIIEASARAYLDAANKLAAGQSARHPRSLEEVQRSGLGK
- a CDS encoding nucleotidyltransferase: MALLSRDFSEFLGFLNQNRVRYLLIGGYAVGLHGHPRYTKDLDIWVEPTQENAKNLIKAIEDFGLSSLELKPEDFLEPGVIVQIGYPPVRIDLLTKASGVEFAECYQNRQEVEIDGLKVSLISLKDLRKNKQATGRHQDLADLENLE
- the cimA gene encoding citramalate synthase, with protein sequence MSIEILDTTLRDGTQGEAVSLSSDDKIAIARRLAAFGIPLIEGGWPGSNPKDAEFFARMKGVDLGNTQLCAFGSTRRKGVRPEDDPSVQAMVAAGTPVVTVVAKTWDFHVTHALEVSLEENLRMIEETYLYLVGEGKRVIHDAEHFFDGYKANRGYALKTLEAAVRGGADTLCLCDTNGGSLPEEIFEITKAVREAFPGLIIGIHPHNDSELAVANALAAVRAGATHVQGTINGYGERCGNLNLTSAIPNLMLKYGLELKGLTPAKLTELREVSHYVDERANLAPNLRAPYVGDAAFAHKGGIHVSAVLKDPRTYEHVPPEAVGNSRRVLVSDLSGRSNLLAKLAESGVEVPKETAGALLEEVKQLEHAGYSFEGAEASFFLLAHRLRGGRLPFSVEGFTVFVHVNDANPETPTWAEATVRVRVGDTLQHTAAESQHGPVSALDKAFRKAIEPFYPEIAEIELCDYKVRILSGQEAGTASGVRVMIEMHRAGERWSTVGASKNNLEASLKALTDGYAYVLVKSQPVPQD
- a CDS encoding isoprenylcysteine carboxylmethyltransferase family protein, whose amino-acid sequence is MVAVWVVLAVVVLQRLLELRLAQANLRWALSQGGKEYGREHYPLFFVLHIGWMLGWLLEGLARNQLSPIWGLWLAVFLLAQGLRYWAIRSLGRYWNTRIIVVPGAPRIRTGPYRYFPHPNYLAVALELLSLPLVFNAWITALVASLLNALLLLFIRIPAEEKALAKMVASSEPNT
- a CDS encoding 3-oxoacyl-[acyl-carrier-protein] synthase III C-terminal domain-containing protein — encoded protein: MRELVQTLFEGLPGLERLIAVFENAGIESRYISAPLEWFAEPRSFAEKNQLWFEVALELCEKASLEALEQANVAPHQVGAVVLVTTTGIATPSLEAHLIQRLGLPLSAVRLPIWGLGCAGGAAGLARAAELALSRPGQYVLMVAVELCSLTFVWGDLSKSNLVATSLFADGAAAVVLGMDALAQDSAGPRVLGGFSRLLPESYEVMGWDVIPEGLQVRFAQSIPALVEGELGNLIRDGLASYGLAAKDVDTWTLHPGGARVLAAYKSGMGVDQKSLEASHCVLKKFGNMSSPTVLFVLARQMYQLERPLPGSKGVLLALGPGFAAEGVVLEW
- a CDS encoding nitroreductase family protein, encoding MEFLEVIRKRRTTNGPFLDKPVAREHQHLLMEAASRAPSHFNSQPWRFILIDDPAIREKIAEIGGRTMQQLIADGQFFERYRPYFRFSEQELDERRDGILIDQLPGPLRPFTRHIMSPSALSLLRTLRVPQMLGEDNRKLIAGSPLLLAALLDKEEYRPGQLSGFYSVLGLGMAIENIWLTTVELGMGIQFVSTPMEIPEAWEELKKLLEVPEHLELMAVYRLGYVPPEKPRPRIDWKSDHRKRISQYVFRNSCATPESEV